Proteins encoded together in one Microbacterium sp. zg-Y625 window:
- a CDS encoding glutamine amidotransferase, whose product MKPFLLLATRAEDVPADEEYALFLRYTGLDEKHLVRHRLEAQPLGEVDLDDYSGVFVGGGPFNASDPPEKKSAVQRRAEADFARLLDEVVPRDFPFLGACYGVGTLGAHQGAVIDGTYREPISVVTVQRTPEGAADPLLAGLPDEFAAFVGHKESIAALPPSATLLATSAACPVQMFRVGRNVYATQFHPECDVEGISTRIRAYAKHGYFAPDELDLTLEAVRRLPVTHTGGILRAFVERYAR is encoded by the coding sequence ATGAAGCCCTTCCTGCTGCTGGCGACCCGCGCCGAAGACGTGCCCGCCGACGAGGAGTACGCGCTGTTCCTGCGCTACACCGGGCTGGATGAGAAGCACCTCGTGCGTCACCGCCTCGAGGCACAGCCGCTGGGCGAGGTGGACCTCGATGACTACTCGGGAGTCTTCGTCGGCGGTGGACCGTTCAACGCCTCGGACCCGCCGGAGAAGAAGTCCGCCGTGCAGCGGCGCGCAGAGGCGGATTTCGCGCGCCTGCTCGACGAGGTCGTGCCGCGGGACTTCCCGTTCCTGGGCGCCTGCTACGGCGTCGGCACCCTGGGGGCACATCAGGGCGCGGTGATCGACGGCACCTACCGCGAGCCGATCAGCGTCGTCACCGTGCAGCGCACGCCCGAAGGCGCCGCCGACCCGCTGCTGGCGGGCCTGCCGGACGAGTTCGCCGCGTTCGTCGGCCACAAGGAGTCGATCGCCGCACTTCCCCCGTCGGCGACCCTCCTGGCGACGTCGGCCGCCTGCCCGGTGCAGATGTTCCGCGTCGGGCGCAACGTGTATGCGACGCAGTTCCACCCGGAGTGCGACGTCGAGGGGATCTCGACCCGCATCCGCGCATACGCGAAGCACGGGTACTTCGCCCCCGACGAATTGGACCTGACGCTCGAGGCGGTGCGCCGCCTGCCGGTGACGCACACCGGTGGCATCCTGCGCGCCTTCGTCGAACGCTACGCCCGCTGA
- a CDS encoding NAD(P)H-hydrate epimerase — MTLAPAYTAAQVRAAEAPLLAAGEPLMDRAAAALAAVLRREITPGGRVLVLAGRGDNGGDALLAGAALAAEGIGVDVLQTADAAHERGLGTALAAGARPVTLQQAAAADPAYDLIVDGIVGIGASADPALRGGARAAVEQLLPAVRAGRSRAVAVDIPSGVQPDDGSVGDDMVLPAAVTVTFGAVKAGLIRGAGAHLAGRVVVVDLGLNLSPEHSVATADIERFEDIA; from the coding sequence ATGACACTCGCCCCCGCCTACACTGCGGCGCAGGTGAGGGCGGCCGAGGCGCCGCTGCTGGCGGCGGGGGAGCCGCTGATGGACCGTGCCGCGGCGGCACTGGCGGCGGTGCTCCGTCGGGAGATCACTCCCGGCGGCAGGGTGCTCGTCCTCGCAGGCCGCGGCGACAACGGCGGCGATGCGCTTCTGGCCGGCGCCGCCCTTGCCGCTGAAGGTATCGGGGTCGACGTGCTGCAGACGGCGGATGCCGCCCACGAGCGGGGCCTCGGCACCGCCCTGGCGGCGGGCGCCCGCCCGGTCACGCTGCAGCAGGCGGCTGCGGCCGACCCCGCCTACGACCTCATCGTGGACGGCATCGTCGGAATCGGCGCCTCCGCCGATCCCGCCCTGCGTGGCGGCGCCCGCGCCGCGGTGGAGCAGCTGCTGCCTGCGGTGCGCGCGGGTCGCTCCCGAGCGGTCGCGGTCGACATCCCCAGCGGCGTGCAGCCTGACGACGGCTCGGTCGGCGATGACATGGTGCTGCCCGCCGCGGTGACCGTGACGTTCGGGGCGGTGAAGGCCGGTCTCATCCGCGGCGCCGGCGCGCACCTCGCCGGTCGGGTCGTGGTCGTCGACCTGGGCCTGAACCTGTCGCCGGAGCACTCCGTGGCGACGGCTGACATCGAGCGGTTCGAAGACATCGCCTGA
- a CDS encoding DUF2809 domain-containing protein, giving the protein MPRPARRRLLAAVLLAATIGAGLAVHRWAPDTAASDIAGDALYALAAYIGLAMLLPRARPWGLGLAAAAWCTAVELLQLTGLPERLGTAFPPAMLLLGTVFDARDLLVYLLMVALAGAVDAALLAAAGRSLPRRTTAR; this is encoded by the coding sequence ATGCCGCGTCCCGCCCGCCGTCGCCTGCTCGCCGCCGTCCTGCTCGCGGCGACGATCGGCGCGGGACTCGCCGTGCACCGCTGGGCACCCGACACCGCCGCCTCCGACATCGCCGGGGACGCGCTCTATGCGCTCGCCGCCTACATCGGGCTCGCGATGCTGCTGCCGCGCGCACGCCCCTGGGGCCTCGGTCTGGCGGCAGCGGCGTGGTGCACCGCCGTCGAGCTGCTCCAGCTGACCGGACTTCCCGAGCGCCTCGGCACCGCCTTCCCGCCCGCGATGCTCCTCCTCGGTACGGTCTTCGACGCAAGGGATCTGCTGGTCTACCTCCTCATGGTCGCGCTGGCCGGGGCCGTCGACGCCGCGCTCCTCGCAGCCGCAGGTCGATCGCTGCCACGCCGGACGACGGCGCGGTAG
- a CDS encoding aldo/keto reductase, which produces MQQRPLGRTGRSVSAIGLGTWQLGADWGVVDESDAREVLAASVDGGVTLFDTADVYGDGRSESVIGAFLAERPGHGITVATKMGRRMAQEPANYTPENFRAWTDRSRANLRVDTLDLVQLHCPPSEVIEADATYDALDALVADGTIAAYGVSVETCAQALAAIARPNVTNVQIIVNPFRLKPLDEVLPAAADAGVAIFARVPLASGLLSGKYTASTTFAENDHRTYNRHGEAFDRGETFSGVDYETGLAAVAELTAALPEGVSLPAASLAWVASRPGVTSVIPGARNVRQASSNAAAAALLEPGAFDIDAFDAAVHAVYDRHLRADIHPLW; this is translated from the coding sequence ATGCAGCAGCGTCCCCTCGGTCGCACCGGTCGGTCCGTCTCGGCGATCGGCCTCGGAACCTGGCAGCTCGGCGCCGACTGGGGCGTCGTCGACGAATCCGATGCGCGGGAGGTGCTGGCGGCATCCGTCGACGGGGGAGTGACCCTCTTCGACACCGCCGACGTCTACGGCGACGGACGCAGCGAATCGGTCATCGGCGCGTTCCTCGCCGAGCGACCCGGTCACGGGATCACGGTCGCGACCAAGATGGGCCGGCGCATGGCGCAGGAGCCCGCGAACTACACCCCCGAGAACTTCCGGGCGTGGACCGACCGGTCCCGTGCCAACCTCCGGGTCGACACCCTGGACCTCGTGCAGCTGCACTGCCCTCCGAGCGAAGTCATCGAGGCGGATGCCACCTACGACGCCCTGGATGCCCTCGTCGCCGACGGCACCATCGCCGCGTACGGCGTCTCGGTCGAGACGTGTGCGCAGGCCCTCGCCGCGATCGCGCGCCCGAACGTCACGAACGTGCAGATCATCGTGAACCCGTTCCGGCTGAAGCCGCTCGACGAGGTGCTGCCTGCCGCGGCGGATGCCGGCGTCGCGATCTTCGCCCGCGTGCCGCTGGCCTCGGGGCTGCTGAGCGGCAAGTACACGGCCTCGACCACCTTCGCCGAGAACGACCACCGCACGTACAACCGTCACGGCGAGGCGTTCGACCGCGGCGAGACCTTCTCGGGCGTGGACTACGAGACCGGCCTCGCGGCTGTCGCCGAGCTCACGGCCGCACTGCCCGAGGGCGTGTCGCTGCCGGCGGCATCGCTCGCGTGGGTGGCATCCCGCCCGGGCGTCACCAGCGTCATCCCGGGCGCGCGCAATGTGCGCCAGGCGTCGTCGAACGCGGCGGCTGCGGCCCTGCTGGAGCCGGGCGCCTTCGACATCGACGCGTTCGATGCCGCCGTGCACGCGGTGTACGACCGTCACCTGCGCGCCGACATCCACCCGCTCTGGTGA
- a CDS encoding CYTH domain-containing protein, producing MADDIHRTAADGEPLRSLEVERKYDVDDAVAVPDLTALPGVAAVGEAERRDLDARYLDTAEGHLARAGVAVRRRSGGPDAGWHIKISTPEGKHEWAWPLDEEPVADLLDLPVPEGVVEALSQWAVPPFAALARIRNARVAYALTDAAGGLVAEFVDDHVTARDERRGTESSWREWELELGPAAPADPQQRAAFFAAADALVAHAGGRPAASGSKLARALGF from the coding sequence GTGGCAGACGACATCCACCGCACCGCTGCCGACGGCGAGCCGCTGCGCTCGCTGGAGGTGGAGCGGAAGTACGACGTGGACGACGCCGTGGCGGTGCCGGACTTGACGGCACTGCCCGGCGTCGCCGCCGTCGGCGAGGCCGAGCGCCGAGACCTCGACGCCCGCTATCTCGACACCGCGGAGGGGCACCTCGCCCGCGCGGGCGTCGCCGTGCGGCGTCGCTCCGGCGGTCCCGACGCCGGCTGGCACATCAAGATCTCCACGCCCGAGGGCAAGCACGAATGGGCGTGGCCGCTCGATGAGGAGCCGGTCGCCGACCTGCTCGACCTGCCGGTGCCCGAAGGCGTGGTCGAGGCTCTCTCGCAGTGGGCGGTGCCTCCGTTCGCGGCCCTCGCGCGCATCCGCAACGCGCGCGTGGCGTATGCCCTGACGGATGCCGCGGGGGGACTCGTCGCCGAGTTCGTCGACGACCACGTCACCGCCCGTGACGAGCGACGCGGCACGGAGTCGTCCTGGCGGGAGTGGGAGCTGGAACTCGGCCCCGCCGCCCCCGCCGACCCTCAGCAGCGGGCGGCGTTCTTCGCCGCCGCCGACGCCCTCGTGGCGCACGCGGGCGGCCGCCCCGCGGCATCCGGGTCGAAGCTCGCGCGGGCGCTCGGCTTCTGA
- a CDS encoding response regulator, translating into MAIARMHGGPLDGQLIPLDDPEMDRLILPYSETQVVYEREGAPENTGDDDGPTEATFRFVESQDDIDPDPDDHPDLP; encoded by the coding sequence ATGGCTATTGCACGTATGCACGGAGGTCCGCTCGACGGGCAGCTGATTCCCCTCGACGACCCGGAGATGGACCGGCTCATCCTTCCCTACAGCGAGACGCAGGTCGTCTACGAGCGGGAGGGCGCGCCGGAGAACACCGGCGACGACGACGGTCCCACCGAGGCGACGTTCCGCTTCGTCGAGTCGCAGGACGACATCGACCCCGACCCCGACGACCACCCCGACCTGCCGTAA
- a CDS encoding glycogen/starch/alpha-glucan phosphorylase, protein MTPPAPTVDGFVQEFLQNLNLERGVTLSASTANDRYVALATTVRDYLVARWLEDRRAQRETQAKTVCYLSAEYLLGRQLDNNLLAADLTDVATEALAACGIDIDDLRGIEVEPGLGNGGLGRLAACFIDSLATMGVPNVGYGIRYEYGIFRQTFVDGQQIEQPDAWLALGSPWEFPHPEAAQTVSFGGYTESYDDDGVTRTRWIPGWSVRAVPYNYMVPGYRNGRVNTLRLWSAEATDAFDLRIFNAGDYAEAVRAQTYAENISKVLYPEDSTPQGKELRLQQQYFFVAASIADVIDDLADADLRTLPDRVAFQLNDTHPVIAVPELMRVLVDDRGMDWDAAWEITRQCFGYTCHTLMPEALETWPVDLLGRLLPRHLEIIFRINADFLAAVREAYPNDEMRVRDMSIIAEFPQRSVRMAYLATVAAVRVNGVAELHSQLLRETVLHDFDAFFPGKFTNVTNGVSPRRFLRLANPELSSLITAAIGDGWVTDLDRLRELEPFAEDAEFRAAFADVKAANKRRLHQVLRARDGFEVSDGHMLDVMVKRLHEYKRQTLKLLHVVTLYEGVLSGRIDVASLQPRTVIFGAKAAPGYAMAKRIIHLINAVGSVVNTDPRLQGRLQVLFPPNYNVTLAERVIPAADLSEQISLAGKEASGTGNMKFALNGALTIGTDDGANIEIRELVGDENFFLFGMREPEVEALATAGYRPSEYYQSDDELRRAIDLIASGAFSGGDASVFEPIVSNLLYDDRFMVLADYRSYIDAQTEVDAAYADRDAWTRSAILNVARTGYFSSDRSMREYIDRIWHVPAVV, encoded by the coding sequence GTGACCCCGCCCGCGCCCACGGTGGATGGCTTCGTGCAGGAATTCCTGCAGAACCTCAACCTCGAGCGCGGGGTGACGCTGTCGGCATCCACCGCCAACGACCGCTACGTCGCTCTGGCCACCACCGTGCGGGACTACCTCGTGGCCCGGTGGCTGGAAGACCGGCGGGCTCAGCGCGAGACCCAGGCGAAAACCGTCTGCTACCTCTCCGCCGAGTATCTGCTGGGTCGTCAGCTCGACAACAATCTGCTCGCCGCCGACCTGACGGACGTCGCCACCGAGGCCCTCGCCGCGTGCGGCATCGACATCGACGATCTCCGCGGCATCGAGGTCGAGCCCGGACTCGGAAACGGGGGACTGGGGCGCCTCGCCGCGTGTTTCATCGACTCACTGGCGACGATGGGCGTGCCCAATGTCGGCTACGGCATCCGCTACGAGTACGGCATCTTCCGCCAGACCTTCGTCGACGGCCAGCAGATCGAGCAGCCCGACGCGTGGCTCGCGCTCGGCTCGCCGTGGGAGTTCCCCCACCCCGAAGCGGCCCAGACGGTCTCGTTCGGTGGGTACACCGAGAGCTATGACGACGACGGCGTCACGCGCACCCGGTGGATCCCGGGCTGGAGTGTGCGGGCGGTGCCGTACAACTACATGGTGCCCGGCTACCGCAACGGGCGCGTCAACACCCTTCGCCTCTGGTCGGCCGAGGCCACGGATGCCTTCGACCTGCGCATCTTCAACGCCGGGGACTACGCAGAGGCCGTGCGCGCGCAGACGTACGCCGAGAACATCTCCAAGGTGCTGTACCCCGAGGACTCCACCCCGCAGGGCAAGGAGCTGCGGCTGCAGCAGCAGTACTTCTTCGTCGCGGCATCCATCGCCGACGTCATCGACGACCTCGCGGACGCCGATCTTCGGACCCTGCCCGACCGGGTCGCGTTCCAGCTCAACGACACCCACCCGGTGATCGCGGTGCCGGAGCTCATGCGGGTTCTCGTGGACGACCGGGGCATGGACTGGGATGCCGCGTGGGAGATCACCCGCCAGTGCTTCGGGTACACCTGCCACACGCTCATGCCCGAGGCGCTCGAGACCTGGCCGGTGGACCTGCTCGGCCGGCTGCTGCCGCGGCACCTGGAGATCATCTTCCGTATCAACGCGGACTTCCTCGCCGCCGTGCGCGAGGCCTACCCGAACGACGAGATGCGCGTGCGCGACATGTCGATCATCGCGGAGTTCCCCCAGCGCTCGGTGCGTATGGCGTACCTCGCCACGGTCGCCGCGGTGCGGGTCAACGGCGTGGCCGAGCTGCACTCGCAGCTGCTGCGCGAGACGGTGCTGCACGACTTCGACGCGTTCTTCCCCGGCAAGTTCACCAACGTCACGAACGGCGTCTCTCCTCGACGCTTCTTGCGGCTGGCCAACCCGGAGCTGTCGTCCCTCATCACCGCCGCGATCGGCGATGGCTGGGTCACCGACCTGGATCGGCTGCGAGAACTCGAGCCGTTCGCCGAAGACGCCGAGTTCCGGGCCGCCTTCGCGGACGTCAAGGCGGCGAACAAGCGCCGGCTCCACCAAGTGCTGCGTGCGCGGGACGGGTTCGAGGTCAGCGACGGACACATGCTCGATGTCATGGTCAAGCGTCTGCACGAGTACAAGCGGCAGACGCTGAAGCTCCTGCACGTCGTGACGCTGTACGAGGGTGTCCTCTCCGGCCGCATCGACGTGGCCTCACTGCAGCCGCGCACGGTGATCTTCGGCGCCAAGGCGGCCCCGGGGTACGCGATGGCCAAGCGCATCATCCACCTCATCAACGCCGTCGGCTCTGTCGTGAACACCGACCCGCGACTGCAGGGTCGCCTGCAGGTGCTCTTCCCGCCGAACTACAACGTGACCCTCGCCGAGCGCGTGATCCCCGCCGCCGATCTCTCCGAGCAGATCTCGCTCGCCGGCAAGGAGGCCTCGGGCACCGGCAACATGAAGTTCGCCCTCAACGGCGCGCTCACGATCGGCACCGACGACGGGGCGAACATCGAGATCCGCGAGCTCGTCGGCGACGAGAACTTCTTCCTCTTCGGCATGCGCGAGCCGGAGGTCGAGGCCCTGGCGACCGCCGGCTACCGTCCCAGCGAGTACTACCAGAGCGACGACGAGCTGCGCCGCGCGATCGACCTCATCGCGTCCGGCGCATTCTCGGGCGGCGACGCGTCGGTGTTCGAGCCGATCGTGTCGAACCTGCTCTACGACGACCGGTTCATGGTGCTGGCCGATTACCGCTCGTACATCGATGCGCAGACGGAGGTGGATGCCGCGTACGCCGACCGTGACGCGTGGACGCGCTCGGCGATCCTCAACGTCGCCCGCACCGGCTACTTCTCCTCGGACCGGTCGATGCGCGAGTACATCGACCGCATCTGGCACGTCCCCGCCGTGGTCTGA
- a CDS encoding YhjD/YihY/BrkB family envelope integrity protein has product MSEQNAVQKVIAWALSRKPVRALLLYVEHRGPVLADSVTYRTLFSVFAGVLLGFSLAGLWLAGNPAAYDALISAVDNTIPGIVGEGGIIEDPRSVAVSTGFTVAGVISLIGLIGAAIGAVGTLRTAMRMIADRVTEDLMIVWVLLRNLALAIGIGVGLAASAAITFLGTTGLTIVADWFGISSSSPLLEIGGRVLTIVVVFALDTLIVAVSFRVLSGLHPSARALWSGAVLGGIGLTVLQVLSGLFVGGASNNPLLATFASLIALLLWFNLSAQVILIASAYIVTGVEEESDRVRARYGAKTFAQRRVRRAENAVMAASGELTAARDAEAEERNKAAENEAEERNKAAAKEAQDTGPRADA; this is encoded by the coding sequence ATGAGCGAACAGAACGCCGTGCAGAAGGTCATCGCCTGGGCGCTGTCGAGAAAGCCCGTGCGCGCCCTCCTGCTCTACGTCGAGCACCGCGGCCCCGTCCTGGCCGACAGCGTCACGTACCGCACCCTGTTCAGTGTCTTCGCGGGCGTGCTGCTCGGCTTCTCTCTGGCAGGTCTCTGGCTCGCGGGCAATCCCGCCGCCTACGACGCGCTGATCTCCGCCGTCGACAACACGATCCCCGGCATCGTCGGGGAGGGGGGCATCATCGAGGATCCGCGGTCGGTCGCGGTCAGCACCGGCTTCACCGTGGCCGGCGTGATCTCCCTCATCGGCCTCATCGGCGCCGCGATCGGCGCGGTCGGTACCCTCCGCACCGCGATGCGGATGATCGCCGACCGCGTGACCGAAGACCTCATGATCGTGTGGGTGCTGCTGCGCAACCTGGCCCTGGCGATCGGCATCGGGGTGGGGCTCGCGGCGTCCGCGGCGATCACCTTCCTCGGCACCACCGGCCTCACGATCGTCGCTGACTGGTTCGGCATCTCGTCGTCGTCGCCGCTGCTCGAGATCGGCGGCCGGGTGCTCACGATCGTCGTCGTCTTCGCCCTCGATACCCTCATCGTCGCCGTGTCGTTCCGGGTGCTGTCCGGCCTGCACCCTTCGGCCAGGGCGCTGTGGAGCGGCGCCGTGCTGGGGGGCATCGGCCTGACGGTGCTGCAGGTGCTGTCCGGGCTGTTCGTCGGTGGCGCCTCGAACAACCCGCTGCTGGCGACCTTCGCGTCGCTGATCGCGCTGCTGCTGTGGTTCAACCTGTCGGCGCAGGTGATTCTCATCGCGAGCGCCTACATCGTCACCGGCGTCGAAGAGGAATCCGATCGCGTCCGCGCCCGCTACGGCGCGAAGACATTCGCGCAGCGTCGGGTGCGGCGGGCCGAGAACGCCGTCATGGCCGCCTCCGGTGAACTGACCGCCGCGCGTGATGCCGAAGCGGAAGAGCGCAACAAGGCGGCGGAGAACGAAGCCGAAGAGCGCAACAAGGCGGCGGCGAAGGAAGCCCAAGACACCGGCCCGAGGGCGGACGCATGA
- a CDS encoding NAD(P)-dependent oxidoreductase, with protein sequence MSTIAWIGLGHMGAPMAAHLVSAGHTVRGVDPSPAAREAAAARGIQVVDGLADALDGADACFTSLPGPDQVRAVYGGEGGILAHAASATLLLDTSTVDVGTSQWCHDEAAARGLAFVDSPISGGTAGAEAGTLSFLLGGHPDHVERARGIVDPMARTVIACGEATSGIAAKLANNMMLFISVLAMSEGSQLAERLGLDPQVFWQVVDASSGQSWAQRTWYPVPGVVPTAAANNGFDATFSVDLARKDAALAVQAGEATGVHLPAARLALSQLDALAAEGLGGKDCTLMARFASPDGTLQGWGGTLP encoded by the coding sequence ATGTCCACCATCGCCTGGATCGGCCTCGGCCACATGGGTGCGCCCATGGCCGCCCACCTCGTCTCCGCCGGACACACCGTGCGCGGCGTCGATCCGTCGCCCGCCGCGCGCGAGGCGGCGGCTGCCCGCGGCATCCAGGTGGTCGACGGCCTCGCCGACGCGCTCGACGGCGCGGATGCCTGTTTCACCTCCCTTCCCGGACCCGACCAGGTGCGCGCCGTGTACGGGGGAGAGGGCGGCATCCTGGCCCACGCGGCATCCGCGACGCTGCTGCTCGACACGTCGACCGTCGACGTCGGCACGTCGCAGTGGTGCCACGACGAGGCCGCCGCGCGTGGACTCGCGTTCGTCGACAGCCCCATCTCGGGTGGCACGGCCGGCGCCGAAGCCGGGACGCTGTCATTCCTTCTGGGCGGGCACCCCGATCACGTCGAGCGGGCGCGCGGCATCGTCGACCCGATGGCCCGCACGGTCATCGCCTGCGGCGAGGCGACCAGCGGCATCGCCGCCAAGCTCGCGAACAACATGATGCTGTTCATCAGCGTGCTGGCGATGTCGGAGGGGTCGCAGCTCGCGGAGCGCCTGGGACTCGACCCGCAGGTGTTCTGGCAGGTGGTGGATGCCTCGTCCGGCCAGTCCTGGGCCCAGCGCACCTGGTACCCGGTGCCGGGGGTGGTGCCGACGGCCGCCGCCAACAACGGCTTCGACGCGACGTTCTCCGTCGACCTCGCCCGCAAGGACGCGGCCCTCGCGGTGCAGGCGGGGGAGGCCACGGGCGTGCATCTGCCCGCGGCGCGGCTCGCGCTGTCGCAGCTGGATGCGCTGGCCGCCGAGGGGCTGGGCGGCAAGGACTGCACGCTCATGGCGCGTTTCGCCTCGCCCGACGGCACGCTGCAGGGCTGGGGCGGCACGCTGCCGTAG
- the lpdA gene encoding dihydrolipoyl dehydrogenase, producing MPHYDVVILGAGPGGYVAAVRSAQLGLSVAIIEEKYWGGVCLNVGCIPSKALLRNADLAHTFLHKADLFGISGDVHFDFGTAWDRSRKVADTHVKGIHYLMKKNKVTEYEGRGTFADAHTIDVAKADGSTERVTFDNAIISTGSKVRLLPGVQLSKNVVTYEEQILTRDLPESIVIVGAGAIGMEFAFVLSNYGVKVTIIEFLDRALPNEDAEVSKEIQKQYKKYGIDILTSTKVESVTDDGTKVTVAYSANADGAKGSIEADKVMMSIGFAANVEGYGLENTGVKLTDRGAIEIDDYMRTNVEGIYAIGDVTAKLQLAHVAEAQGVVAAETIAKAETQTLGDYRMMPRATFCSPQVASFGLTEQQARDAGYDVKVAKFPFSANGKANGLGEPIGFVKLIADAEHLELLGGHLIGPDVSELLPELTLAQKWDLTALEAARNVHTHPTLSEALQEAFHGLAGHMINI from the coding sequence ATGCCTCACTACGACGTCGTCATCCTCGGCGCGGGCCCCGGCGGGTATGTCGCAGCGGTCCGCAGCGCACAGCTCGGCCTGTCCGTCGCGATCATCGAAGAGAAGTACTGGGGCGGTGTGTGCCTCAACGTGGGCTGCATCCCCTCCAAGGCTCTCCTGCGAAACGCCGACCTCGCCCACACCTTCCTCCACAAGGCCGACCTGTTCGGCATCTCCGGGGACGTGCACTTCGACTTCGGCACCGCGTGGGATCGCAGCCGCAAGGTGGCGGACACCCACGTCAAGGGCATCCACTACCTGATGAAGAAGAACAAGGTCACCGAATACGAGGGGCGCGGCACCTTCGCCGACGCCCACACGATCGACGTGGCCAAGGCCGACGGATCCACCGAGCGCGTCACCTTCGACAACGCGATCATCTCGACGGGCTCGAAGGTGCGCCTGCTTCCCGGCGTGCAGCTGAGCAAGAACGTCGTGACCTACGAGGAGCAGATCCTCACCCGCGACCTGCCGGAGTCGATCGTCATCGTCGGCGCCGGCGCCATCGGCATGGAGTTCGCCTTCGTGCTGAGCAACTACGGCGTGAAGGTCACCATCATCGAGTTCCTCGACCGGGCGCTGCCCAACGAGGACGCCGAGGTGTCCAAGGAGATTCAGAAGCAGTACAAGAAGTACGGCATCGACATCCTCACCTCCACCAAGGTGGAGTCGGTCACCGATGACGGCACGAAGGTCACCGTCGCATACAGCGCGAACGCCGACGGCGCGAAGGGCTCGATCGAGGCCGACAAGGTCATGATGTCGATCGGCTTCGCCGCCAACGTCGAGGGCTACGGCCTGGAGAACACCGGCGTCAAGCTCACCGACCGCGGTGCCATCGAGATCGACGACTACATGCGCACGAACGTCGAGGGCATCTACGCCATCGGCGACGTGACGGCGAAGCTGCAGCTGGCTCACGTGGCCGAGGCGCAGGGCGTCGTCGCCGCCGAGACCATCGCCAAGGCCGAGACGCAGACGCTGGGCGACTACCGCATGATGCCGCGAGCGACCTTCTGCTCGCCGCAGGTGGCATCCTTCGGCCTCACCGAGCAGCAGGCACGCGATGCCGGCTACGACGTCAAGGTCGCGAAGTTCCCCTTCAGCGCCAACGGCAAGGCCAACGGCCTGGGCGAGCCCATCGGCTTCGTCAAGCTCATCGCGGATGCCGAGCACCTCGAGCTGCTGGGCGGACACCTCATCGGCCCCGACGTGTCGGAGCTGTTGCCCGAGCTCACCCTCGCGCAGAAGTGGGACCTCACCGCGCTCGAGGCGGCACGCAACGTGCACACGCACCCTACGCTGTCGGAAGCCCTGCAGGAGGCCTTCCACGGCCTCGCCGGGCACATGATCAACATCTGA
- a CDS encoding prepilin peptidase, with the protein MSGLRVTWEAMPLVVAPVALAYALFAAGSVWLAVVDLRDHRLPNALVLPLYPLILVLFAVAALAGGDAAPLLRSLLGGGVLFLLYAALRALGGGVGGGDVKLAGVVGVVLGHTGWAAVLTGTAAAFVLGGVVALGLLATGRATRTTRIAFGPYLLGGAWLALAASIAA; encoded by the coding sequence GTGTCGGGACTCCGGGTGACGTGGGAAGCCATGCCTCTCGTGGTTGCGCCGGTGGCGCTCGCCTACGCGCTGTTCGCCGCCGGCAGCGTCTGGCTCGCCGTGGTCGACCTGAGGGACCACCGGCTTCCGAACGCCCTGGTGCTTCCCCTGTACCCACTGATCCTCGTGCTGTTCGCGGTCGCGGCCCTCGCCGGCGGCGACGCGGCGCCGCTGCTGAGGTCCCTGCTCGGCGGGGGCGTGCTGTTCCTTCTCTACGCCGCGCTGCGGGCGCTCGGCGGTGGCGTGGGCGGCGGCGACGTGAAGCTCGCCGGTGTGGTGGGTGTCGTCCTCGGGCACACGGGGTGGGCGGCCGTGCTCACCGGCACCGCCGCCGCGTTCGTCCTCGGGGGAGTGGTGGCGCTCGGCCTGCTGGCCACGGGGCGCGCCACGCGCACCACCCGCATCGCCTTCGGTCCCTACCTGCTGGGTGGGGCCTGGCTCGCCCTCGCGGCATCCATCGCCGCCTGA